Proteins encoded in a region of the Zea mays cultivar B73 chromosome 2, Zm-B73-REFERENCE-NAM-5.0, whole genome shotgun sequence genome:
- the LOC100284700 gene encoding 26S proteasome non-ATPase regulatory subunit 11 homolog, with product MSSSMESSYLPATTESLAQAQEAKDASESISILYRVIQDPSSSADALRTKEVAITNLTNYLTKENRAEELRNLLTQLRPFFAVIPKAKTAKIVRGIIDAVAKIPGTSDLQISLCKEMVEWTRAEKRTFLRQRVEARLAALLLENQEYTEALTLLTSLIKEVRRLDDKLLLVDIDLLESKLHFSLRNLPKAKASLTAARTAANAIYVPPAQQGTIDLQSGILHAEEKDYKTAYSYFFEAFEAFSALEDPKAIFSLKYMLLCKIMVNQADDVAGIISSKAGLKYLGPDVDAMKAVADAYSKRSLKYFETALRDYKSQLEEDPIVHRHLSSLYDTLLEQNLCRLIEPYSRVEIAHIAEMIELPIDHVEKKLSQMILDKKFAGTLDQGAGCLIIFEDSKTEEIFPATLETISNVGKVVDSLYVRSAKIMA from the coding sequence AATGGAATCGTCATACCTTCCTGCTACAACTGAGTCATTAGCCCAAGCTCAAGAGGCTAAGGATGCTTCAGAGTCCATTTCAATCCTTTACCGTGTCATTCAGGACCCATCTTCTTCTGCTGATGCACTGAGAACAAAAGAAGTTGCAATTACAAATCTTACAAACTACCTCACTAAAGAAAACAGAGCTGAGGAGCTGCGTAATCTTTTGACCCAGCTCAGACCATTTTTTGCAGTTATTCCTAAGGCAAAGACTGCAAAAATTGTCCGTGGAATAATTGATGCTGTCGCCAAGATACCTGGAACATCAGATCTTCAGATTTCACTCTGCAAGGAAATGGTAGAATGGACCCGTGCAGAGAAGCGTACTTTCCTCCGGCAACGTGTGGAGGCAAGGTTGGCAGCTCTCCTGTTAGAGAATCAGGAGTATACTGAAGCCCTTACCCTGCTTACTAGTCTTATCAAGGAAGTCAGGAGACTTGATGACAAGTTACTTCTTGTGGACATTGACCTTTTGGAAAGCAAACTTCACTTCTCCCTGAGAAATCTGCCAAAGGCCAAAGCCTCCTTAACTGCTGCTAGAACAGCAGCAAATGCCATTTATGTTCCACCTGCTCAGCAAGGCACTATTGATCTCCAGAGTGGAATCCTCCATGCTGAAGAAAAGGATTACAAGACTGCTTACAGCTACTTCTTTGAAGCATTTGAAGCTTTCAGTGCACTGGAGGACCCGAAGGCCATCTTTAGCCTGAAGTACATGCTCTTGTGTAAGATAATGGTTAACCAAGCTGACGATGTTGCAGGAATAATCTCGTCTAAGGCTGGCCTAAAATATCTGGGTCCTGATGTTGATGCTATGAAGGCTGTTGCTGATGCATACTCTAAAAGATCTCTCAAGTATTTTGAAACTGCCCTTCGTGATTATAAGTCCCAGCTGGAGGAGGACCCTATTGTCCACAGGCATCTTTCTTCTCTGTATGATACACTGCTGGAGCAGAATCTCTGCAGGTTGATTGAGCCCTACTCAAGGGTGGAGATTGCACATATAGCGGAGATGATTGAATTGCCGATTGACCATGTTGAGAAGAAGCTGTCGCAGATGATCCTTGACAAGAAATTTGCTGGGACACTAGATCAAGGTGCTGGCTGCCTCATTATCTTTGAGGATTCTAAGACCGAGGAAATCTTCCCTGCCACTCTCGAAACCATTTCGAATGTCGGGAAGGTTGTGGACAGCCTTTATGTGAGGTCGGCCAAGATCATGGCTTGA